A region of the Roseiflexus sp. RS-1 genome:
TTGAACAATCACCTTGACAGATAGCGATTCTTGTGTTATGCATAGCGAGTGGGCTATGCGTATAGAGTAGCACCGCAGTCGCTAATGATGCAGGATGATTTCCGCAAATGCAACTCCATGGTGGTATGATATGGAATCTGTATAAGACGCCCTGGAGGGGAGAAAAGCGGAGTCTGTATAATCAGACGTAGTGCAGCAAATGAAAGATAGAGATGAAAACATGCAAAAGCAATGGATCGTATCAAATCCGAAGGTGATGATGGGTAAACCTGTCATCACAGGAACACGCATTACCGTTGAACTCATCCTGGAGAAACTGGCAGCAGGCGAAACGATCGAGCAGATTCTTGAGGCGCATCCACACCTGACTCGTGAGGCCGTCCTGGCGGCATTGGCCTTTGCCAAAGAGGCTCTACGTGCTGATGTTGTGTACCCCTTGGTTGAGACGCCGGCATGAACTTTGTAGCTGACGAGAGCGTTGACCGTCTTATTGTCGAACGTTTGCGGCGAGAGGGGTATCAGGTTTCGTATGTGGCTGAACTGGAGCCAGGGATGCTCGATGAGGCTGTCTTGAACCTGGCGAATCAGGAGACAGCGCTGTTGCTGACAGCAGACAAGGACTTTGGGGAGATGGTGATTCGTCAGCGTCTCCACATGCATGGAGTGGCGCTGCGTCGTCTGGCAGGCTTGACTCCCGCTCGCAAAGCGGAGATTGTGGCTCTGGCAATTAAGGAGCATTTGATAGAACTTCCACGTTCCTTTGCCGTTATCATGCCAGGGATATTTCGCATTCGTCGTGTCAGCGCAATGTGAACATTCCACTACTCTCGACGTTTGACGATCCCCCACCCGGTGAGTATACTACTCCCCATGGTATCGACATACAACGTTACCGCCATACACTTCGCCCACCTCATGCACATGACAGTCGGGCGAATGCCATACTGCCCTCTGCGCTGCGCAGAGGGTCTTTTATTCCCTATACCGTAAGGAGGGCATTGTGACAATTGACTGGGACGACAAGTACGCCCGCGAGGGGCTGACGTTCGACGATGTACTCCTGATCCCCGCCGAATCGCATGTTTTGCCGGGCGATGTCGATGTAACCACGCAACTGACCCGCTCCATCCGCATCAACATTCCCATCACCAGCGCCGCCATGGACACTGTTACAGAACATCGCCTGGCGATTGCACTGGCGCGCGAAGGAGGCGTTGGGTTTATTCACAAGAATATGTCCATCGAGGCGCAGGCGGAAATGGTGCGCAAGGTGAAACGCTCCGAGAGCGGCATGATCACCGACCCGATCACCATGGGACCGGACAAAACCGTTGGCGATGCGCTCGATCTGATGGCGGAGTATCGCATCTCCGGCATTCCGATCACGACGCCGGACGGCGACCTGATCGGCATCGTCACCAACCGCGATCTGCGCTTCGAGACGGATCGCAGTCGCCCGATCCGCGACCTGATGACCACCCGCAATCTCATCACTGTGCCGGAAGGCACGACACTCGAGCAGGCGAAAGAGATTTTGCACGCCCATCGGATCGAAAAACTGCTGGTGGTCGACCGCCGTGGCAAACTGTCGGGCATGATCACCGTCAAAGACATTATGAAGCAGATCGAGTATCCAAACGCCTGCAAAGACGCGCAGGGACGATTGCGGGTCGGCGCAGCGATCGGGGCGTCTGGCGATTATCTGGAGCGCGCCGATGCGCTGGTGCGGGTTGGCGTGGATGTGCTGGCAATCGACACGGCGCACGGTCACGCGAAAGGGGTGCTCGATGCGGTGGTACGGCTGCGTGAACGTTACCCGGACGTGCAACTGGTTGCCGGAAATGTGTCGACCGGCGCAGCAACTGCGGCGCTGTGCGAGCGCGGCGTCGATGCAGTGAAAGTCGGGCAGGGACCGGGCAGCATCTGCACGACGCGGGTGGTGACCGGCGCAGGGATGCCGCAGATTACGGCGATCACCGAGTGCGCGCGGGTAGCAGCGCGGTTCGGCGTTCCGATCATTGCCGATGGCGGCATTCGCTACAGCGGCGACATCGCCAAGGCAATCGCAGCCGGGGCGCATTCCGTGATGATCGGTTCGCTCCTCGCCGGCACCGAGGAGAGTCCCGGTGAGACGATCCTGTACGAAGGACGCAGTTACAAGAGTTATCGCGGCATGGGTTCGATCGGGGCGATGCAGCAGGGCAGTGGCGACCGCTACTTCCAGGGTGGCACAGGGCGCAAACTTGTGGCGGAAGGGATCGAAGGGCGGGTGCCGTATAAAGGTCCGCTGAGCGATACGATCTTTCAACTGGTTGGCGGCTTGCGCTCTGGCATGGGGTACGTCGGCGCGAAAGATATCGAATCGATGCGGCGCGATGCGCGTTTCATCCGCATTTCGATGGCAGGCTTGATCGAGAGCCATCCCCACGATGTGACGATCACCAAAGAAGCGCCCAACTATGAGCGGCGGTGAGACCGGCGAGGGGAGCGTTGACCTGCTTCCCCTCCGCCCTCACGATCACACGAGGACAGCCACTTCATCGTAACCGGCGTCGTTGATCGCGCGGATCAGGTCATCAACCGCGACCCGCTGGTCGTGATCAACGCGCACGCTTTTGTCGCTCAGATTAACGACCACCTGCTGAACTCCCGGCAGCGCGCTGACCGCTTTCGTAATGGCGTTGACGCAATGCTGGCAGGATATGCCGGGCACGTGAAAGAGATCGCTGATCATACGTTCCTCCGTCTGCTTACGCAGCGCAGTATATAATCCCTGTTGCTCTGTGTCAACCGGCGGGCGCAGCGCGCAGCAAAGGCGCGTCGTGATATAATAGCCGTCATTCTTGAAACGAACGTTTGCACAACCTGATTGGACAATCGCGCAATTCTCTACAGTGTCGGGAACTGGCGATTGCGGAGTTCATGGAGTTTCCTATGCGCGTGACAGTCACTGCTGGCGATCCATTGACTGCTGAAGCCGACCTGCTTGTGCTTGGCTTGTGGGAAGAAGAACCGCCTGCGCCGCCTGTGGCAGACCTTATCGAACCGGGCGACTGGTCGGGGAAAGCAAAACAGACCCTGCTCATCTATCCGCGCGGCGTCATACCGGCGCGGCGGGTGCTGCTCATCGGTCTTGGTAAGCGTTCCTCGCCCGATATCGACCTTCTGCGCGAGGTTGCTGCAATTGCGACCCAGCGCGCGCGCGATGTGAAGGTTGAGCGGTTCGCATGTGCACTGCCCGTTGTACCAGAGCATACCTCTGAAACGGTTGCCGCCGCGCTGACCGAGGGCAGTCTGCTCGGCAACTATCGCTTTCTGGAATACAAGACCGATATAAAACCGGAAGAGCGTCGTGACATCGATGAGCTGACGCTGATCACACTCCCAGACGCTGCGGAGGAAGCAATGCGCGGCGTTGCACGCGGCGGCGCCATTGCACGTGGCGTGAACCTGGCGCGCGACCTGGCGAATCTTCCACCCAATGTGCTGACGCCAGCGCAACTGGCAGAGCGCGCGCGCGAACTTGCCATTGCGTTCGATCTGCCTGTCACCATTCTTGGTCCGGCAGAAATGCGCGAACAGGGTTTTGGCGGCATCCTCGCCGTCGGTCAGGGTTCAGCGAATGAACCGCGCTTCATTGTGATTGAGTATGGCGCGCACGATACCGATGCGCCCACAATCTGCCTGGTGGGAAAAGGGATGACGTTCGATTCGGGCGGGATTTCGATCAAGCCTGCCGAGAATATGGACGCCATGAAGATGGATATGAGCGGCGCGGCTGCGGTGCTCGGCGCGCTGCACGCCATCGCCGAATTGCGGCTGCCGTTGCACGTTGTGGCGCTGATCGGCGCAGCGGAAAATATGCCCGGCGCGTCGGCGTACCGCCCTGGCGACATCCTGAAGACTCTCAGCGGTAAGACCATCGAGGTGCTGAATACTGATGCCGAAGGGCGGATCGTGCTGGCGGACGCCCTGACCTATGCGCAACGCTACAACCCGGCGGCGATCATCGATCTGGCAACTCTGACCGGCGCTATCGGCGTGGCGCTTGGACCGCACGCGATCGGGCTGTTTGCAAACGACGACACCCTGGCGCAGCGCCTGTTGCGCGCCGGTGAGGCAGCCGGGGAACGCGCCTGGCAACTGCCGTTGTGGCAACCCTACCGGGAGATGGTGAAGAGCGAGATCGCCGATGTGCGCAATGCTGCCGGGCGCCAGGGCGGCGCGATTACAGCTGCCGCCTTCCTCAACGCCTTCGTCGGTGACTATCCATGGGCGCATCTCGATATTGCCAGCACTGCCTGGACCGACTCGAAACCCAAGGCGTATCAACCGAAGGGCGCTACCGGCGTCGGCGTGCGCCTGTTAGTTCAGGCGCTGCGCAATTGGACGGAGTGATCGCAACCATTTGGTGAATGAGAGATGAATCCTCCTCCTCGCTATGATCGGATCGTATCGCTGGTGCTGCTGGTGCTCCTCGGGCTGGCGGTCGTCTTCCTGATCGACATCAACCCGAATATTTTGCGCGCCCGCTTCGGCGGCGACTTTCCGAGCATTACCGTTTCGTGGCTGCTGATCGCATCGCTGGTGGTGATCAGCAGCACCGGAGCGGACGTGTTTATCCGCCTTCACCCTCATATGCAGACACGATCACTGCCCACGGTGAATCTCGGATTCGTGCAGATCGAACTCGCGCCAGCATTCTGGATTCTGCCCTCGTTTGCGATCATTGCCTCGTTTGCGTTCTTCCGCCTGTTCAGCGCCAGCCTCGAAACGCTGGCATTCGTGCTGGCGCTGATCGCAGCTGGCGGATTTCTGTTTGGTTCGCTCGTCGCCCAGCACTATTCGCTCGACCGCCGCGCCTCCGTGCGCCAGGGAGCGCGCCTGGCGCTTCAGGCGATGACGCTGCTGCTGGCGTTTGGGGTGTTTAGCGCCATATATTACGCTCGTATGCGCACGCTCTATTCGGCAGCGCTGATCGGCGCCAGCGCCGCACTGCTGGCGTATGCGCTGCTCTCCCAGACGCCGACGCGCAATCTGTTCACGCTATCGTTGCTGGTCGGATTAACCCTGGCAGAGGCGACCTGGGCGCTCAACTATTGGGCGGCGTCGTTTTTGATCGGCGGTGCGTTGCTGCTGGCGCTGTTCTATGTGGTTACCGGCATCCTCCAGAGTTATCTGGAAGGAACGTTGACCAGACGGGTGATCTGGGAGTATGGCGCAGTTGGCGGCGCTCTGGTGCTGGCAAGCGTTTATGTGACCTTCCGTTGATGGCGCCTTCTTTCCAGATAAGCGCAGGACGGGTTGCCGCTACAGTCGCCGCAATCCTGTTTGAGACGCTCTTTCCGCTCGCAGTAGCATGGTTCGTCGGGCGCAGGCTGCGGGTTTCCTGGCGCTACTTCGCTTACGGCGCCGTGATCTTTCTGATCTTCCAGTTGATTACCCGTGTTCCGCTGGTGATGGCGCTTCAGGGGGTGGTGACGCCCCATGTGCAGGCGTCGCGCACAGTGATGTTCGGCTGGCTGGTCGCGCTGGCGCTGACCGCCGGGCTTGCGGAGGAGATCGGGCGTTACATCGGGTATCGCTGGCTGTTTCGTGAAGAAAAAACCTGGTCGCGCGCCGTTATGTACGGGCTGGGGCACGGTGGTTTTGAGTCAATCGTGCTGGTCGGCGGGCTGACGCTGCTGGGGTTGATCAATCTGCTGGCGTTGAGCAGTGTTGATCTGGCGACGCTGCCGTTGACCGATGAGCAGCGGGAAATGGCGCGGCAGCAACTGGCGGCGGTCGCCGCCCAACCCGACTGGCTGCCGCTGGCAGGGGCGTGGGAGCGTCTCTGGACGCTGCCGGTCCACGTGGCGCTCTCAGTGATGGTGTTGCAGGTCTTTCGGCGCGGGCAGATGTGGTGGCTCTGGCTTGCAATTGCGATGCATACGCTGGTGAACCTGATCGCCGTGGGCATAGCGCCAGCACTTGCGTTGCAGGGAACGGCTGCGATCCTGATCCCGGAAGTCATTGTGATGCTCGCAGGACTTGCGGGGTTGTGGGTGATCTGGCGGATGCACGAAGGACATGTTCAGCGTTGAACGTTTCAGGTTGCAGGCGGGCATGAGGCGTCGAGACGTTGCGTTGCAACTTCTCCATCAGGAACGCAGCGAAAGAAATGTTCCCCTCGGTGGCTTTGTATCCTCTGCGTCACTCTGCCGCGCGACATACTTCACACGAGACGCGCCTCTATTCGTTGCTTCGCCGGTGCATGCATTCGTCACGCTACAGAGGCATAGTGTGCGATGCTGACATCGCCTGGCGCAAGTAATCGTTTGTGTTCGATCAGTGAGATGAACAGTGCGGTCAACTCCGGATCCCACTGAACGCCGCTCCGCGCGCGGAGGCGCTGCACAGCCCGTTCGGGAGTCAATGCGCGACGGTACGGGCGATCGGTGGTCATTGCGTCGTAGGCGTCAACAATGGCGATGATGCGCGCGCCAACCGGGATCTCCTCGCCGCGCAAGCCATACGGATAGCCGCTGCCGTCCCAGTGTTCGTGGTGCCCGCGCACAATCGGCGCGACATCGCGCGCGAAGCGCAGGGGTGCAATAATGCGCGCACCGTACTCAGGATGTTGCTTGACCTGCGCATACTCCTCCGGCGTCAACGGCGCCGGCTTTTGCAAAATGCCGTCCGCCACACCGATTTTGCCGATGTCGTGCAACAACCCGCCCTGCCATACCGCGCGGCTGGCTTCGGCGCTCAGACCGGCGGCGATGGCGAGTTGTTCGCCATAGTGCGCCAGGCGCCACAGGTGCCCCTCGGTGTACATATCTTTTGCCTCAACTGCCAGCGCCAGCGCAACAATGACGCTCTCAGTCCGCTCGAGTTGGTCGGTCAGGCGTTTGGTGCGGAGTTGCGACTGAATGCGGGCGCGGAGCAGGCGCTCATCGAACGGTTTGGTCAGAAAGTCGTCGGCGCCGGCTTCAATGCCGTACCGGCGATGATCCGGAGAATCGAGGACGGTCAGCATGGTGATCGGGATCAACGCCGTGCGCGGATCGTTTTTCAACCGGCGGCAAACCTCGAAGCCATCAATGTCCGGCATGGTTACATCGAGCAGCACCAGGTCCGGCTGTTTCTCCAGCGCCAGGGCTAATGCCTCACGCCCATTGCGCGCTGCCAGCGCGGTGTATCCCTCGGCTTCGACAAAGCGAATAATTGCTTCACGCATTGCCTGATTATCATCTGCTATCAGGATTTTTGCCGCCACTGTTCGCTCCTTCTAGCGGCAGAGCTTCGCGCCGCGTCTATGCGGCGGCTCGCACCCGATGTATGGAGGAGAAGTCCTGCTGTACCAGACTGTATAGTACAATACATTTTCAGTTCTGCTGTCGGATGGCGCACTGGTTGAGCATGACAGTTTCATCACAGCACTCTGGTGTGCTGGATCGCAAACATTCGCTGCGCCACACAGATTGTTCTATTAGAATAATCGTGAGAGATTGCCCGAAAGATTCTGCTGTGAAAGGAAGCAGGAACCACCATGCGGTACAACTTCGATCAGGTCTTCGATCGCCGCCGCACCGGAAGCATCAAGTGGAAATTCTATGGCGACGACGTGCTGCCTATGTGGGTGGCGGATATGGACTTTCCGCCGCCGCCGCCGATCCTTGCAGCGCTCCACGCCCGCGTCGAGATTGGGGATTTCGGGTATGAACTACCCTCCCCCGCGCTGGGTGAACGCATCTGCGAGCGCCTGCACCGCCGCTACACCTGGAGCGTGACGCCGGATCAGATTGTGTACATCCCCAGTCTGGTCACCGGTCTCAACGCGGTCTGCCGGGCAATCGGCGAACCGGGCGACGGGGTGCTGGTGCAAACGCCAGTCTACCCGCCGTTCCTCACGGCGCCCGCGAATCAGGGGCGCGTGGTGCAGATGGCGGAACTGGAGGCAGTTCCCAACGGGCGCACGTTCGGGTATCGCGTCGACTATGATCGCATGAATGCGGCAGTGACCGACCGCACGCGCCTGTTCATTCTGTGCAACCCGCATAATCCGACCGGCGAAGCGTACAGCCGCCAGGAGTTGATGCGGATGGCAGAGTTCTGTGAGCGGCACGACCTGATCATCTGTTCCGATGAGATCCACTGCGACCTGTTGCTCGGCGATACGCGCCACATCCCGATCGCCACGCTGGCGCCCGACATTGCCGAACGGACCATCACACTGATGGCGCCGAGCAAAACATTCAACATCCCCGGCTTGAAAGCCAGTTTTGCCATTGTCACCAACCCTGCGCTGCGCAAGCGTCTGATGACGGCGATGGAGGGCATTGTTCCCTGGCTCAACTCGTTTGCGCTGGCAGCAATGGACGTCGCCTATCGCGATTGCGACGACTGGCTGAATGAACTTCTCGCCTACCTTACTGCGAATCGCACCGTCGTAACAGAGTTCGTGACGAACCAGTTGCCGTGGGTTAGAACGACGGTTCCACAGGCGACGTACCTGGCGTGGTTTGACTGTCGCAACGCTGGCATCGCGGGCAATCCGTATGAGTTTTTCCGACGTGAGGCGAAGGTGGCGCTGAACGACGGGATACCGTTCGGCGCTGGCGGCGAGGGGTTCGTGCGGCTCAACTTCGGGTGCCCGCGTTCGCTGCTGCTGGAAGGACTCGAGCGAATGAAGGCGGCGCTGGAGCGGATGGACAGGAACTGACAGAATCTCATCTGGTACAGGAGTCGACCGAAATACATTTCGGTCCTCCTTTTTCCTTGACAGAGCCTGTATCAAACGTGTATTGTTATACAGGCGCCTGAACAAGAGGAACTGCATCAGTCCCTCCCTGTCCCAACACTCTCCCCGAACGAGAAGCACATTTGTCGGCGCGCTTCGCCCACCGCGCGAAGCGTGCGTCTGTGCGCCAGACATCATGTTGAAGAGGAGACATCCAGATATGGTATACGCAACCCGTCGATTCGAGTTTTCTGCTGCGCATCGCTACTGGCGCCCCGACTGGAGCGCCGAGGAGAACGAGCGCGTCTTCGGACCATGCGCCTATCCGTATGGTCATGGGCACAACTACACGCTTGACGTCACCATTACCGGCGAACTCGACCCGCGCACCGGCATGGTGATGAACATGACCGAACTCAAATCACTGGTGTCGGAGGTGCTGAATGAATTCGACCATAAGCATCTGAACGAAGATACGCCCTACTTCCGCGACCAACTTCCAACGACCGAGAACATTGTGCGGGTGCTGTGGCGGTTGATCGCGGCTCGTTTGCCGGTTGCGGCGCGCCTGGTGCGTCTGCGCCTGTATGAGACCGGTGACCTGTGGGCTGAATACGACGGCGCCGATGAGACGACCTTTGCGCGGGTCTACACATTCTCGGCAGCGCATCGATTGCACTCGCCGCTCCTCTCCGATGAAGAGAATCTGGCGATCTACGGCAAGTGCAACAATCCGAACGGGCACGGTCATACGTATACGCTTGAGGTGAGCGTCGCCGGTCCGGTCGATCCCGATACGGGCATGGTGATCGACCTGGCAACGATGGATCGCACCGTGCGCAGTGTTCTCGACCGGATCGACTACCGGCATCTTGACCGCGAAATTGCCGCATTCGCCACGAAACCCTCCACGGCGGAGAATATCGTGATCTACCTGTGGGATGAACTTGCGCCGCGCTTTGAAGGGCGGTTGCGCCATCTCACGTTGTGGGAAACGCGCAAGAATGTGTTCGAGTACGCCGGTCCTGACGCCCGCCATCATGGATGACTATGCCTGCTTCCGTTGGGGAAGCAGGCGACAACGCGCATTCGGGATACGCGCGGATGCTGTCGGTGCGCGACGCCAATCGCAGCGAAGCAATCTTGCAACGACGTGGCTTGATCGCAAC
Encoded here:
- a CDS encoding DUF433 domain-containing protein translates to MQKQWIVSNPKVMMGKPVITGTRITVELILEKLAAGETIEQILEAHPHLTREAVLAALAFAKEALRADVVYPLVETPA
- a CDS encoding DUF5615 family PIN-like protein codes for the protein MNFVADESVDRLIVERLRREGYQVSYVAELEPGMLDEAVLNLANQETALLLTADKDFGEMVIRQRLHMHGVALRRLAGLTPARKAEIVALAIKEHLIELPRSFAVIMPGIFRIRRVSAM
- the guaB gene encoding IMP dehydrogenase, with protein sequence MTIDWDDKYAREGLTFDDVLLIPAESHVLPGDVDVTTQLTRSIRINIPITSAAMDTVTEHRLAIALAREGGVGFIHKNMSIEAQAEMVRKVKRSESGMITDPITMGPDKTVGDALDLMAEYRISGIPITTPDGDLIGIVTNRDLRFETDRSRPIRDLMTTRNLITVPEGTTLEQAKEILHAHRIEKLLVVDRRGKLSGMITVKDIMKQIEYPNACKDAQGRLRVGAAIGASGDYLERADALVRVGVDVLAIDTAHGHAKGVLDAVVRLRERYPDVQLVAGNVSTGAATAALCERGVDAVKVGQGPGSICTTRVVTGAGMPQITAITECARVAARFGVPIIADGGIRYSGDIAKAIAAGAHSVMIGSLLAGTEESPGETILYEGRSYKSYRGMGSIGAMQQGSGDRYFQGGTGRKLVAEGIEGRVPYKGPLSDTIFQLVGGLRSGMGYVGAKDIESMRRDARFIRISMAGLIESHPHDVTITKEAPNYERR
- a CDS encoding heavy-metal-associated domain-containing protein — its product is MISDLFHVPGISCQHCVNAITKAVSALPGVQQVVVNLSDKSVRVDHDQRVAVDDLIRAINDAGYDEVAVLV
- a CDS encoding leucyl aminopeptidase → MRVTVTAGDPLTAEADLLVLGLWEEEPPAPPVADLIEPGDWSGKAKQTLLIYPRGVIPARRVLLIGLGKRSSPDIDLLREVAAIATQRARDVKVERFACALPVVPEHTSETVAAALTEGSLLGNYRFLEYKTDIKPEERRDIDELTLITLPDAAEEAMRGVARGGAIARGVNLARDLANLPPNVLTPAQLAERARELAIAFDLPVTILGPAEMREQGFGGILAVGQGSANEPRFIVIEYGAHDTDAPTICLVGKGMTFDSGGISIKPAENMDAMKMDMSGAAAVLGALHAIAELRLPLHVVALIGAAENMPGASAYRPGDILKTLSGKTIEVLNTDAEGRIVLADALTYAQRYNPAAIIDLATLTGAIGVALGPHAIGLFANDDTLAQRLLRAGEAAGERAWQLPLWQPYREMVKSEIADVRNAAGRQGGAITAAAFLNAFVGDYPWAHLDIASTAWTDSKPKAYQPKGATGVGVRLLVQALRNWTE
- a CDS encoding DUF5656 family protein, with the translated sequence MNPPPRYDRIVSLVLLVLLGLAVVFLIDINPNILRARFGGDFPSITVSWLLIASLVVISSTGADVFIRLHPHMQTRSLPTVNLGFVQIELAPAFWILPSFAIIASFAFFRLFSASLETLAFVLALIAAGGFLFGSLVAQHYSLDRRASVRQGARLALQAMTLLLAFGVFSAIYYARMRTLYSAALIGASAALLAYALLSQTPTRNLFTLSLLVGLTLAEATWALNYWAASFLIGGALLLALFYVVTGILQSYLEGTLTRRVIWEYGAVGGALVLASVYVTFR
- a CDS encoding YhfC family intramembrane metalloprotease; its protein translation is MAPSFQISAGRVAATVAAILFETLFPLAVAWFVGRRLRVSWRYFAYGAVIFLIFQLITRVPLVMALQGVVTPHVQASRTVMFGWLVALALTAGLAEEIGRYIGYRWLFREEKTWSRAVMYGLGHGGFESIVLVGGLTLLGLINLLALSSVDLATLPLTDEQREMARQQLAAVAAQPDWLPLAGAWERLWTLPVHVALSVMVLQVFRRGQMWWLWLAIAMHTLVNLIAVGIAPALALQGTAAILIPEVIVMLAGLAGLWVIWRMHEGHVQR
- a CDS encoding HD-GYP domain-containing protein, which encodes MAAKILIADDNQAMREAIIRFVEAEGYTALAARNGREALALALEKQPDLVLLDVTMPDIDGFEVCRRLKNDPRTALIPITMLTVLDSPDHRRYGIEAGADDFLTKPFDERLLRARIQSQLRTKRLTDQLERTESVIVALALAVEAKDMYTEGHLWRLAHYGEQLAIAAGLSAEASRAVWQGGLLHDIGKIGVADGILQKPAPLTPEEYAQVKQHPEYGARIIAPLRFARDVAPIVRGHHEHWDGSGYPYGLRGEEIPVGARIIAIVDAYDAMTTDRPYRRALTPERAVQRLRARSGVQWDPELTALFISLIEHKRLLAPGDVSIAHYASVA
- a CDS encoding MalY/PatB family protein — protein: MRYNFDQVFDRRRTGSIKWKFYGDDVLPMWVADMDFPPPPPILAALHARVEIGDFGYELPSPALGERICERLHRRYTWSVTPDQIVYIPSLVTGLNAVCRAIGEPGDGVLVQTPVYPPFLTAPANQGRVVQMAELEAVPNGRTFGYRVDYDRMNAAVTDRTRLFILCNPHNPTGEAYSRQELMRMAEFCERHDLIICSDEIHCDLLLGDTRHIPIATLAPDIAERTITLMAPSKTFNIPGLKASFAIVTNPALRKRLMTAMEGIVPWLNSFALAAMDVAYRDCDDWLNELLAYLTANRTVVTEFVTNQLPWVRTTVPQATYLAWFDCRNAGIAGNPYEFFRREAKVALNDGIPFGAGGEGFVRLNFGCPRSLLLEGLERMKAALERMDRN
- a CDS encoding 6-carboxytetrahydropterin synthase; amino-acid sequence: MVYATRRFEFSAAHRYWRPDWSAEENERVFGPCAYPYGHGHNYTLDVTITGELDPRTGMVMNMTELKSLVSEVLNEFDHKHLNEDTPYFRDQLPTTENIVRVLWRLIAARLPVAARLVRLRLYETGDLWAEYDGADETTFARVYTFSAAHRLHSPLLSDEENLAIYGKCNNPNGHGHTYTLEVSVAGPVDPDTGMVIDLATMDRTVRSVLDRIDYRHLDREIAAFATKPSTAENIVIYLWDELAPRFEGRLRHLTLWETRKNVFEYAGPDARHHG